DNA from Ptychodera flava strain L36383 chromosome 15, AS_Pfla_20210202, whole genome shotgun sequence:
CGGTCGCTCTCACTGCAGTTGAGTAGGAGCTCTTTAGATGTTGTCTTTCACAGAACACGATTTGTTCAAGCATGCATCATTAGTCTTTTTGATATGTTCAAATGAATAGTGTATAAATGATGTCTACAAATAACTGAGCGAAGACAAACGTACGACTCTCCCTCCACCGCCATATCTTTTTTCCCTTACCAGTAAAATCAGATCTTGATGTAACTCAATGTTGTAAGAACTGACATTGACATAAACCGCTCCGATTCTAGAGACGTGCTGGTCTTTGAAAGTTCCGGCGACATTCTTAATGAGCACGACGAAATTGGGCTGTTCGTTGACGCAGTCCATAACCAGAGTGTAGGCGCAGTTGCCCTGGAAgctgtattttttattatcgaaTGTGTCGAAGTGTGGGTCACCTCTTCCAGAACCATCTGAAACGAAAGGAGTTAAAATAATCAACCTTTATATTACCTTGCTTTGCGGAGAAAATGCTATTTCGCACTTTTCATTAAAGGAAAAGTTTACTAAAACTGCTTGCCGTTTCTATCTTTTAAAGAATGTTCCATGCAACAGATTTCTGgcaaaaacacacaaactatATGAGGCATTTCTTTGGAAACACTCTTTTTCCTATTAGTAACGTTGATGTGTTTCGCTATTTTTACCTTATTGAAGCGCCATCTATTGGCCCTTCATTGTACATGCTATTATTTGATGACGTAGAAACTTCGTTATTGTATAACTAAGTTAGAGGGTCTTGCTTGCTTGTCAATTATGGAAATTCTcttcaatatatttttacaaGTTTATAATATTGCTgttgacgtcataaattcataCATTTCCTTCAAACATTGAGTTTCTCAGTTCATTTTCCCTCTGAGCTTTACCAGGCGTAAGTCTCATTAAAATTAATCATTAGTGCCCTGATTGTGAAGTATCGTTTCCTCTGGTACTCGCACAACCATGCAGCAATTTCCAGTGGCCAACTTGTCGATGTTGCATGTGAAATGTCGCCCTAAAATTGAGCTTGCCCAATAATAACGGCATACATGAGCTGCTATTTTTTGTAGTTTGTTGACGTcgaaatatcatcaaattttcTCAGATATTCGTGATACCCTAAAAGTGGACGTACCTCAAGGCTACATATCAATGTTGTCAGAGTATATAAAGCTCAAATATTGCTATTTAAACAAGGTTAGGTTACTGTAggatgacattttgtaaatccGCGAATTCTAACAATTAGCAACGTGGCCTTTAAActtaaggtatactgtcacattttccaattttgccacagttaccaaggaaagagaaaatctaaccaatcacagattttaagcgggtggccgttttttaaaaacagcgccctcacatgggcattttgaataccaaggaacgccctttgaccatatatggacatatttagattacaggtgactgtacacCTTTATTGTCACTGACTAAGTTATCCCTTGTTTGGCGACTCATTATCTTTTTAACCATGTAATTGTTACATGTTTCTTTATCTCCGacacatttgcataattatttgcataattttattccTACCTTACTGTAAAGACACTGACTGGAGCACTCTCAAGTTCTTTATTCTTGTTTTCGAGTCACGTTATTCAGGAAATGTGTCAGTTGAGACTGAAAATGAGGGGATGGTAACGTTTGAAAAAGTGCGAAGCCCTTACCTCTTGTCGGACCGACTGACGGCAGTGCTGTGGCGTCCTCAGGGGctggatgaaataaaaaataaatacacagtGAATGGGAATTACTGAAAGCCACTTTACTGCTTACAGAAATGGCCGATTAATTGtggcaaaaatataaaatgttcaTGTCAGTTTATAGAAACGATATTCGGATGATAAATAGGCATTGACAGAGACAGTGACGTGATTTAAGTGTCTGTGTCATTTGTAATGGAGGCTACTGGCCTGCCTTTGGTGCATGGCAACGATAACCATTATTTTTTAGCTTAAAAAGGAAACCATATTTTACTGTTGTTACTTCGTGGACGGTATGGTTCATGTCACTCTATCGAATATCATAAACGTGTAATTGAGCTATTCAGAAttaaagatatactgtcacctgttccaattttgccacagttaccatggaaagagaaaatctaaccaataacagactttaagcgggtggccgctttttaaaaacagcgccctcacataggcattttgaatacagggaacgcccctttgaccatatatggccatacctagattacagatgactgtatacctcTAACGATTATCATGCGGATTCTATCTTGAACTTTTAGGGACCGAAATTTTAGCCCCGATGCATTTCACCAGAACGAGAGCCTAGCTCATGGGTAATTTACTCTCGTTAGATATTACAGTAGATTGGGGTAGGCGTCCAGCTTTGTACGATGAAAGGAGTAAGATTGTTGAATGGCCAGCAAAGTTCATCAGTACCTAAGCAACACAACCTGTCACCAAGGGAGCCGGTTGCACACTGGCAGTTGTCAGGTGCCTGGTGCTCGGGGCTGTCGCAGCCATAGTAGGTACAGTCTCCCCCGCATTCCCCATCGCATACCTGTATATCCGGGTCAGCTGTGAAAAGATATGATCCAAACGAACGGTCAAATCGGCGTGTAATCGTGAGGGAGTGAGGACATCTGTTCTGTTCAGACAAGGTAAACAGGGTGACAAACAGAACCAGATGAGGACTGGCATCGATTCATCGGTCGTATTTCCTTTCTTTGTCCAGTAACCTTGCCAATACTTTCCTATATGTTCTTACTAGTGATCCATGTTGTAGAACAGCGTGAATTTCGGACACTATAAAAAAATTGTTCTCTCTTTTCCAAAGCGGAAAGCGCCCCCACAGGTGAAAAACAACCTGAACAAGCTACCACAGTCTTAAATAGGTCTTACAGGTGGACGGCATGAAGAGACAATCAACGCAGGAATTAAAAGGGAAAAATCGTAAGAAAGATCAGCAGCTTTCCCAAATTACTTTTACACCTTTATGAACATGATAAAATGACCATTTTCAATCGCATCTTAAgctttttcacacaaaaaaaatggtgCAGATTTTTATGTGTTTACACGTTCTCCACTGCGAAAAGAAACCCTGTTCGAATTCCGCAGCGTCTGATGTTACTTATGATGTCAAACTAGTGTTTCATATTACCTATATATTATTTCTTCAAGACACCTTAAAGACTTTGAATTCAGGTGTGATGATACAGCGAGACGTTTCTCGGTATCAAAAGCTCCAAAGTGACGATTAGATTTTTAACTTACGGGCGCAACATTTGTGTTCCTGTCCACCGATTACTGGGCAGAAGCAGGGCCCTTCAGGTTGCATTTCGCCGAACAGGCATTCTACTCGACACTCACCGCCACAGCTGGATAAACAGTCCGGGACACTTGGAAGtccttgagagagagagagagagagagagagagagagagagagagagagagagagagagagagagagagagagagagagactatgGTATTGTATTGTCGTAATATTTTCTACCTGATCTgttaaaaaatttacaaaacagcttCTGATATTGGAGGCTAAAGTACTGGCGATTTGATCGTGGTTCAAATTATTCTATCGCAAGCCATAACGATGCATGCATCTAATGCTAAAACAGACTGCATGACACGATCGGAAACTGTTACAATGGGGTATGTGTTAGGCGCTACAAGACGGCGTGCGTGTTCGTGTACAGCTTGGAAAGAAGTGAATTTGGTGGGATCTTTAAAACTTTTGATCCCTTTTTGACTGTGAAGTGATCCCGGTATGCTGACATCTAACGGTCAATTTTCCATGTAAACGTATCTGTTTTATGAAAGATGCAGTTCTGAGCGTCGTTCGAGCGTGAAAGGACAATAACCTATCATCAAAATGCCAGCAAACAGGGTGGAAAAAGAAATGTCAGAGCATGCAAATGAGAGAATGTGACCTAAAAGCACGGAAAAAGATAAGAACCAGACACAAAACGAGAAAGAGAATAAACACAAATGAGAAAGAAAagttaacaagtcattgacaatgacatagtccccgcttgTAATTGAGAATTTGTCACTGGAAGTGACTAAAAATTGAAGTCGATATGATGCGCATGAAACAAGGAATGCGGGTACCAAAgccctgtctgtgactgatgcccttattggattggattgtaaacaagtagtggcatagggttatgtccttctaccaagtttgacaaaattaggTCTATCATGCCCTGGCTTTTACatgttaaaattcaaattatatgcaagaaactggtccaggcatgtctgagtaatggctcttgacataaaaaagtcAGAACGCCAGATGTGAACCAAAATGTCCTCATGTTCAGTAAAGAAGAGACTTCCTATAAATAGCTATTGATACTGCTAAAATTAAAACGCCTTTCTTGACtggtaaatctttgtatgatcaacatctgcagcaagtgtcataagatttagtgcagtcattcagaatatagatctctcattacaaacattgtttccCTATTCAGCCAATCTGGGGTGCCACCCTaatcacaaaaggtcattaaataagtcaataaataatttatcaacaggatgtcactattcagttttacactactggaagatcagTATCTGAACCTTGTCTCATAAAATATGATGCAGGATTTCTGGACGTATCACATTAATAaggaaaagtcattaaatatgcaaataagaaattaattaacatgatactgagAAATGTCCTTATACACAATTAAAGCAAgatgagctcaacatctatacAAATCATAGCTGAAGATGTATTTCTTGACGTATCAGCcctattatgaaaattcattaaatatgtaattaattgacatgatatgattaatgtctttgcatgctactacaacactttgaaatcaacatctgtaccgagttttatcaaatttggtgcaatattTTGATCAATGCACACTAATAAGgagagttcattaaatatgcagattagcaataattaacatgatactgatgAATGTCCTGATTCACAGTTAAAGCAAGATGAGCTCTACATCTATTCCAAGTTTAAACAAATCtgaagtatttcttgacgtatcagcctaattatgaaaattcattaaatatgcaaatatgcaattaattgacatgatatgattaatgtctttgcatgctactacaacactttgagatcaacatctgtaccgagtttcatcaaatttggtgcaatatttctggacatagcacactaattaggaaagttcattaaatatgcaaattagctattaattGACAAGATAATGCTGAATGTCTTTGTTCGCtattacaacactttgagatcatcatctataccaagtttcattaaatttgctgtcgtatttctagacatatttcctcaattgcaaaaattcataaaatatgcaaattagcaattaaatgaCATTATCCTGCTAACTGTCTTTGCATACTGTTACAGCTCTGGTATATCAGCATCTGTActatgtttcatcaaatttgagagGGTATTTCTTGACTAagcaccctaattacaaaatttcatcaaatatgcaaataagttatTAATTGACACGATCTTGCCAAATGCCTTCGCACAAAGTTACAGCTCTGGTATGTATACATCTGTaagaagtttcattaaatttgagtcACTATTTATCGAAATATTAGTGgcattatgaaaattcataatttatgcaaattagcaattaatgaACACTATACTGACAAATGTCTATATGTGCTATTAGAGCTATGTGTGGCCATTATGTGTACAAAGTTTCGTCAAACTTTGTGCAATCTTTTAAGAAACAGggctcattttcaaaaaatcactaattatgcaaattagcaccaattATGTGTGCCACACCCAAAACaatggacgtgcatatgtatgccatagtgtattatccttgtaccaagtttgaaaggaattggctcagacatgtccgagatatctgcgtggacggacggacggacggacggaaccCAAACCATAAGTCCCCTTGGACTTCGTCCGGGGGACTAAAAAGCCTCGTGTAGGTATTAAGCACGCCAGAAAAACGATGGTCTGAAGGAGACAATACAGTAAAAGTGCTTCCCGAGGGTTTGCCATCATGACTGCCCTTGGAGATTACATAAGGTATCAAAACGAGTACGAACATACGCTcgaatttttgttcaaaataattttgttttatttacttACGCATGCAACATTTTCGTCCGAGACCACAGGTGCATCCTGACGGGGCTTCCATCTCAGCACGTCTACAACTGTCTCGGCATATGCCGGAGCAGTCTCCACAGGGAACAGCGGTTGGATCGTCTGCCGGTCGATCAAATGAGTGCGTTTATGAACAGAGATAATCTgtaaactgttcttgaaaaCAGGTGTTCTGAAACAATTTCTTGATTGGTTGGTGGATGAGTGGGCGGACGTGATTTGTGTGAGTGCGGGAAAAAGCGGGAAAGTTTTCAAATAATACAGGGAAAGCAGCTGCATATAATTTAAAATTCCCCTCCAAAGTTTCTTGTTCAGAGTACATTAGGGTAAAACTTTACGTGAGGCACCAGTGAGAATAATTTTTGGACATTGTTCGTTGGTAGGACCTTGTTTGACCTCAGATATGCTACAAGCAGCCATTCGATACGCGTGACGCTACGCTTACTCCCATGAATCGTGTGTCGTATCTCTCGATACAAATGACCAAAGTGCCACTTTGTCTTTATTTTATTAACTTATTTGTTTTTTCCATGCGAAAAATAAGTAAGTTTTCTTCATATATTTGACTTTCCGTTGGAGTTTTAAAAATATGGACGGGgacatcaaaacatttttcGCTACATGATGTAAATGCAACTTTACCTATACAGCACTTGGATTGGCCCCCACATTTACAGGCGGATGGGGCCTCCATTTCGAGGGCTGGACAGTAAAGGTAGCGGCAGATACCATTACATTCGTTAACACAGTCCCTCGCTGACTCGTCATCTGAAtgtgaatgagagagagagagagagagagagagagagagagagagagagagagagagagagagagagagagagagagagagagagagatttgacATTACAGAGCTCTCCGCCATAATTCTTACAAAGAACTAAATAGCAACAATTccgtttgcatatgcaaatacaACTTAATAGCAAACAATTTCGTTTATGTATACAAATCTATGCGAATcgttctttctttctgtctgtctttctttccttctgtctgtctgtctgtctgtctgtctgtctgtctgtctgtctgtctgtctgtctgtctgtatgtatgtatgtatgtatgtatgtatgtatgtatgtatgtatgtatgtatgcatgcatgcatgcatgcatgcaggcatgcaggcaggcaggcaggcaggcaggcaggcaggcaggcaggcaggcaggcaggcaggtatgtatgtatgtatgtatgtatgtatgtatgtatgtatgtatgtatgtatgtatgtatgtatgtatgtatgctttatGTGTCATGTATctaattaatttttggtttaaAAGTTCGTCTAGTGATGTTCTGCTTTTTTTGGAATCTTCAAATCGATGTGATGTATGGAGGATATCCATCCTGATGCTTGTTCCTTTACTTGGAAACGTTTGAACCCCTCTCTTGTTCAGAGCAGAATTGATTGTTTTTGACCTCAAATTCTCTACTGAACAGTATTAGTGAAACAAGTATTATTCCTTGTGTTTTGTCAGACC
Protein-coding regions in this window:
- the LOC139151109 gene encoding BMP-binding endothelial regulator protein-like, whose protein sequence is MPWIKVLFVVCTVLGSTAFGGKHRNQDDEADKSQVEVYDRQVNTCHLCSGQCRTQCEPTERTAAGYCQCPGGRRCCVDDESARDCVNECNGICRYLYCPALEMEAPSACKCGGQSKCCIDDPTAVPCGDCSGICRDSCRRAEMEAPSGCTCGLGRKCCMRLPSVPDCLSSCGGECRVECLFGEMQPEGPCFCPVIGGQEHKCCAPDPDIQVCDGECGGDCTYYGCDSPEHQAPDNCQCATGSLGDRLCCLAPEDATALPSVGPTRDGSGRGDPHFDTFDNKKYSFQGNCAYTLVMDCVNEQPNFVVLIKNVAGTFKDQHVSRIGAVYVNVSSYNIELHQDLILLVNEGYVSPVSLPLVLMVPDGQIVNITTSESSLSVSIFPDIIVSWDGDRYVDVKISPQLAGNVCGLLGNGDGIRGDDYVDRDGNKMATIQAFVNAWVVPDSC